The following proteins are co-located in the Microbacterium immunditiarum genome:
- a CDS encoding sensor histidine kinase, with protein MGFVTAEAVRIAAPAAAGTALGAWWGTQSRRVSLARIEAETAKRYHTQRVEEAQQRERARIAQELHDVAGQHLAGLITLADAALTIAPAQPEEALHLVEEVRNEGRFAAASLAGALADLRAAGTEPREMTRDLRQANELVEYWQTRGMHIRLATTGRVDELPAVVSATAYRCAQEAITNAAKHAPGAEVDIDIAARVDRLEVTIRNGPSPAGTGPIGGLDLGWGLSGIRERIDLLRGTLVFGPTPGGGWMMRFVIPVAQPDGD; from the coding sequence ATGGGCTTCGTGACGGCCGAGGCAGTGCGGATCGCCGCGCCAGCGGCCGCCGGCACTGCGCTCGGCGCTTGGTGGGGAACGCAGTCTCGCCGCGTGAGCCTCGCGCGCATCGAGGCTGAGACGGCCAAGCGCTACCACACGCAGCGTGTCGAAGAAGCGCAGCAGCGGGAGCGGGCCCGGATCGCGCAGGAACTTCACGATGTGGCTGGACAGCACTTGGCGGGTCTGATCACCCTTGCCGACGCCGCGCTCACGATCGCCCCCGCGCAGCCGGAAGAAGCGCTGCACCTGGTCGAAGAGGTGCGAAACGAGGGCCGCTTCGCGGCAGCAAGCCTTGCGGGTGCTCTCGCTGATCTGCGCGCAGCAGGCACGGAGCCGCGTGAGATGACCCGGGACCTGCGACAGGCCAATGAGCTCGTCGAGTACTGGCAGACGCGGGGGATGCACATCCGGCTCGCCACGACCGGGCGTGTCGATGAGCTTCCGGCTGTCGTCTCGGCGACCGCGTATCGGTGCGCCCAGGAGGCCATCACCAACGCCGCAAAGCACGCGCCCGGCGCAGAGGTCGATATCGATATTGCCGCGCGGGTGGACCGTCTCGAGGTGACCATCCGGAACGGTCCATCGCCGGCCGGAACCGGCCCAATCGGGGGCCTCGACTTGGGCTGGGGACTCAGCGGGATCCGTGAACGCATCGACCTGCTGCGCGGCACACTGGTGTTCGGACCGACACCAGGGGGTGGCTGGATGATGAGGTTCGTCATCCCGGTCGCCCAACCCGACGGAGACTGA